The proteins below are encoded in one region of Scleropages formosus chromosome 19, fSclFor1.1, whole genome shotgun sequence:
- the LOC108939434 gene encoding NGFI-A-binding protein 2-like isoform X2 has protein sequence MSLPRTLGELQLYRVLQRANLLAYYDTFIQQGGDDVQQLCEAGEEEFLEIMALVGMATKPLHVRRLQKALRDWAANPTLFNQPLASVPLNSIPLFKIDTTGGIVGTGGPRKSLSNGQPGSPCERDERASLTPLRSGSPKSPCSQASPQPQDGLYRDKLSPMDPHWLSPDNDRNGAGGSGADEDQPSPPLPPPAPSASSSTSLTAWPGGRLDAETMRAVAESVNRLLRTVPKADPGEVRALLKLNKKLAKTVGHIYKLDPHDPVKEEEIRKYSLIYGRFDSKRREGKQLTHHEMIINEAAAQFCIRDNALLLRRVELFSLARQVARECAYTSTLKSARTNTDDSTQPPLKRIKQEVVVSECVSSSHDVSEGSGVGSEGGHHEALRSGADEDSLSGESTDGLIQGLGSQSSHSSSPCPNTDVSTPPTWSRNLMQQTLMDEGLRLARMVSHDHVGKVSPVTQNAEPDDKTSASEKGGLAKSRRRSSSCSTKDDSDHSGK, from the exons ATGTCCCTGCCTCGTACACTGGGAGAGCTGCAGCTGTACCGTGTGCTGCAGCGGGCCAATCTCCTTGCCTACTATGACACATTCATCCAGCAAGGTGGTGATGATGTTCAGCAGCTCTGCGAGGCTGGAGAAGAGGAATTCCTGGAGATCATGGCACTGGTGGGCATGGCCACCAAGCCCCTCCACGTCCGACGGCTACAGAAGGCCCTGCGTGATTGGGCGGCCAACCCGACCCTCTTCAACCAGCCACTGGCCAGTGTACCGCTTAATAGCATCCCACTCTTTAAGATAGACACCACAGGTGGCATCGTGGGTACTGGCGGACCCAGGAAATCTCTGAGTAATGGCCAGCCGGGTTCTCCATGTGAGAGGGACGAACGGGCGTCGCTGACCCCTCTACGCAGTGGCAGCCCCAAGAGCCCATGCTCTCAGGCCTCCCCACAGCCCCAAGACGGTCTGTACCGGGACAAGCTCTCCCCCATGGATCCACACTGGCTGAGCCCGGACAATGACAGGAATGGTGCTGGAGGGTCTGGAGCAGATGAGGACCAGCCGAGCCCACCGCTCCCGCCTCCGGCCCCATCTGCCTCCTCTTCAACATCCCTCACTGCCTGGCCTGGTGGACGGTTGGATGCAGAGACAATGCGGGCTGTGGCTGAGAGCGTAAACAGGCTGCTGCGCACAGTACCCAAGGCCGATCCAGGAGAGGTGAGGGCACTGCTTAAGCTGAACAAGAAGCTGGCCAAGACAGTGGGTCACATCTACAAGCTAGACCCCCATGATCCAGTCAAGGAGGAGGAGATCCGCAAGTACAGTCTCATCTACGGGCGCTTTGATTCCAAGCGGAGGGAGGGCAAGCAGCTCACTCACCATGAG ATGATAATCAATGAAGCCGCAGCCCAGTTCTGTATCCGTGACAACGCCTTGCTGCTCAGGAGGGTGGAGCTCTTCTCGCTTGCCAGACAGGTGGCACGAGAGTGTGCCTACACCTCTACGCTCAAGAGTGCCAG GACAAACACTGACGACAGCACACAGCCGCCGCTGAAGAGAATCAAGCAAGAG GTTGTTGTGTCGGAATGCGTCTCCTCCTCCCACGACGTGTCTGAGGGCTCCGGGGTAGGGTCCGAGGGCGGCCACCACGAGGCTTTGAGGTCAGGGGCAGATGAGGACAGCCTGTCAGGGGAGAGTACAGACGGCCTCATACAAG GCCTGGGCTCACAGTCCAGCCACTCCTCATCACCCTGCCCCAACACGGACGTCAGCACCCCGCCCACATGGAGCCGCAACCTCATGCAGCAGACGCTCATGGACGAGGGGCTGCGACTGGCCAGGATGGTGTCTCACGACCACGTGGGCAAGGTCAGCCCAGTGACTCAGAATGCAG AGCCTGATGACAAGACCTCGGCCTCCGAGAAGGGAGGCTTGGCCAAATCTCGCAGACGgagcagctcctgcagcacCAAAGATGACTCCGATCACAGCGGAAAATAA
- the LOC108939434 gene encoding NGFI-A-binding protein 2-like isoform X1, whose amino-acid sequence MSLPRTLGELQLYRVLQRANLLAYYDTFIQQGGDDVQQLCEAGEEEFLEIMALVGMATKPLHVRRLQKALRDWAANPTLFNQPLASVPLNSIPLFKIDTTGGIVGTGGPRKSLSNGQPGSPCERDERASLTPLRSGSPKSPCSQASPQPQDGLYRDKLSPMDPHWLSPDNDRNGAGGSGADEDQPSPPLPPPAPSASSSTSLTAWPGGRLDAETMRAVAESVNRLLRTVPKADPGEVRALLKLNKKLAKTVGHIYKLDPHDPVKEEEIRKYSLIYGRFDSKRREGKQLTHHEMIINEAAAQFCIRDNALLLRRVELFSLARQVARECAYTSTLKSARTNTDDSTQPPLKRIKQEVVVSECVSSSHDVSEGSGVGSEGGHHEALRSGADEDSLSGESTDGLIQAGLGSQSSHSSSPCPNTDVSTPPTWSRNLMQQTLMDEGLRLARMVSHDHVGKVSPVTQNAEPDDKTSASEKGGLAKSRRRSSSCSTKDDSDHSGK is encoded by the exons ATGTCCCTGCCTCGTACACTGGGAGAGCTGCAGCTGTACCGTGTGCTGCAGCGGGCCAATCTCCTTGCCTACTATGACACATTCATCCAGCAAGGTGGTGATGATGTTCAGCAGCTCTGCGAGGCTGGAGAAGAGGAATTCCTGGAGATCATGGCACTGGTGGGCATGGCCACCAAGCCCCTCCACGTCCGACGGCTACAGAAGGCCCTGCGTGATTGGGCGGCCAACCCGACCCTCTTCAACCAGCCACTGGCCAGTGTACCGCTTAATAGCATCCCACTCTTTAAGATAGACACCACAGGTGGCATCGTGGGTACTGGCGGACCCAGGAAATCTCTGAGTAATGGCCAGCCGGGTTCTCCATGTGAGAGGGACGAACGGGCGTCGCTGACCCCTCTACGCAGTGGCAGCCCCAAGAGCCCATGCTCTCAGGCCTCCCCACAGCCCCAAGACGGTCTGTACCGGGACAAGCTCTCCCCCATGGATCCACACTGGCTGAGCCCGGACAATGACAGGAATGGTGCTGGAGGGTCTGGAGCAGATGAGGACCAGCCGAGCCCACCGCTCCCGCCTCCGGCCCCATCTGCCTCCTCTTCAACATCCCTCACTGCCTGGCCTGGTGGACGGTTGGATGCAGAGACAATGCGGGCTGTGGCTGAGAGCGTAAACAGGCTGCTGCGCACAGTACCCAAGGCCGATCCAGGAGAGGTGAGGGCACTGCTTAAGCTGAACAAGAAGCTGGCCAAGACAGTGGGTCACATCTACAAGCTAGACCCCCATGATCCAGTCAAGGAGGAGGAGATCCGCAAGTACAGTCTCATCTACGGGCGCTTTGATTCCAAGCGGAGGGAGGGCAAGCAGCTCACTCACCATGAG ATGATAATCAATGAAGCCGCAGCCCAGTTCTGTATCCGTGACAACGCCTTGCTGCTCAGGAGGGTGGAGCTCTTCTCGCTTGCCAGACAGGTGGCACGAGAGTGTGCCTACACCTCTACGCTCAAGAGTGCCAG GACAAACACTGACGACAGCACACAGCCGCCGCTGAAGAGAATCAAGCAAGAG GTTGTTGTGTCGGAATGCGTCTCCTCCTCCCACGACGTGTCTGAGGGCTCCGGGGTAGGGTCCGAGGGCGGCCACCACGAGGCTTTGAGGTCAGGGGCAGATGAGGACAGCCTGTCAGGGGAGAGTACAGACGGCCTCATACAAG CAGGCCTGGGCTCACAGTCCAGCCACTCCTCATCACCCTGCCCCAACACGGACGTCAGCACCCCGCCCACATGGAGCCGCAACCTCATGCAGCAGACGCTCATGGACGAGGGGCTGCGACTGGCCAGGATGGTGTCTCACGACCACGTGGGCAAGGTCAGCCCAGTGACTCAGAATGCAG AGCCTGATGACAAGACCTCGGCCTCCGAGAAGGGAGGCTTGGCCAAATCTCGCAGACGgagcagctcctgcagcacCAAAGATGACTCCGATCACAGCGGAAAATAA